A window of the Streptomyces luomodiensis genome harbors these coding sequences:
- a CDS encoding aldehyde dehydrogenase family protein, translated as MSQPATALDALDTLDALGPKGPYRSRHRLTVSDVTGAPMAELSLVPRLFVTRALAALRAAGTPPLEERLAALKRAGELFATGTVAGMTAAGYESAVCRMSGTPLANVRIAVEAIRLSATEAFRSVQAARPVGAVGDWRDPYARTGSAVWIRRGDVFAVHAAGNHPAVHALWLEALALGYRVAVRPSRREPLTPYRLVSALREAGFGPDQVVLLPTDHDAAGEILRGADLSMVYGGQEVIDRYAADPAVLPNGPGRSKILITADRDWRDHLDVVVDSVARHGGTACVNATAVLVEGDPAPVAEALAERLAALPSLPPHDEKAVLPVHPLEVARGFERHLRTKAAGARAWLGGDGVVDDLGDGSAALRPAVFQLDDPRDARLGVELSFPCVWVAPWTPTAGVAALRDSLVVTAITGDEALLDALLAEPSIKNLYIGDHPTHWIAPGIPHDAYLGEFLMRTKAVIRG; from the coding sequence GTGTCCCAGCCCGCCACCGCCCTCGACGCCCTCGACACGCTCGACGCGCTGGGGCCCAAGGGGCCCTACCGCTCCCGGCACCGCCTCACCGTCAGCGATGTCACCGGCGCACCCATGGCCGAACTCTCCCTGGTGCCGCGGCTGTTCGTCACCCGGGCGCTGGCCGCGCTGCGCGCCGCCGGGACGCCGCCGCTGGAGGAGCGGCTGGCCGCGCTGAAGCGGGCGGGGGAGTTGTTCGCCACCGGCACCGTCGCCGGGATGACGGCCGCCGGATACGAGAGCGCGGTGTGCCGGATGTCGGGCACCCCGCTCGCCAATGTGCGGATCGCGGTGGAGGCGATACGGCTCAGCGCCACCGAGGCGTTCCGCAGTGTGCAGGCGGCCCGTCCGGTGGGGGCGGTGGGCGACTGGCGCGATCCGTACGCCCGGACCGGCAGCGCGGTGTGGATACGGCGCGGCGATGTCTTCGCCGTGCACGCCGCCGGGAACCACCCTGCCGTGCACGCCCTGTGGCTGGAGGCGCTGGCGCTGGGCTACCGGGTGGCCGTACGCCCCTCCCGCCGTGAGCCACTCACCCCGTACCGGCTGGTCAGCGCCCTGCGGGAGGCGGGTTTCGGCCCGGACCAGGTGGTGCTGCTGCCCACCGACCACGACGCCGCGGGCGAGATTCTGCGGGGCGCGGATCTGAGCATGGTCTACGGCGGACAGGAGGTCATCGACCGCTACGCCGCCGATCCGGCCGTACTGCCCAACGGACCGGGCCGCTCCAAGATCCTGATCACCGCCGACCGGGACTGGCGCGACCACCTCGATGTCGTCGTCGACTCCGTCGCCCGCCACGGCGGCACCGCGTGTGTCAACGCCACCGCCGTCCTCGTCGAGGGCGATCCGGCGCCGGTCGCGGAGGCGCTGGCGGAACGGCTCGCCGCCCTGCCCAGCCTGCCGCCGCACGACGAGAAGGCGGTGCTGCCGGTCCATCCGCTCGAGGTCGCGCGCGGCTTCGAGCGCCATCTGCGCACCAAGGCCGCGGGCGCGCGGGCCTGGCTGGGCGGCGACGGGGTGGTGGACGACCTCGGCGACGGCAGCGCCGCCTTGCGCCCCGCCGTCTTCCAGCTCGACGACCCACGGGACGCACGGCTGGGTGTGGAGCTGTCGTTCCCCTGCGTCTGGGTGGCCCCCTGGACGCCCACTGCGGGTGTCGCCGCGCTCCGGGACAGCCTGGTCGTCACGGCGATCACCGGGGACGAGGCGCTGCTGGACGCGCTGCTCGCCGAGCCGTCGATCAAGAACCTCTACATCGGGGACCATCCCACCCACTGGATCGCCCCGGGCATTCCGCACGACGCGTATCTCGGCGAGTTCCTGATGCGCACAAAAGCCGTCATCCGCGGCTGA
- a CDS encoding DUF305 domain-containing protein: MTDVTDGADVTAGTEVTDGTDGAAVGRASRQPLVAGIAAALAVLTLVAVAVVWLMSDRSEGTAGTGTPKDTSAEAGFARDMSIHHQQAVEMSFIVRDRTSDEEVRRLAFDIASTQATQAGMLQGWLDMWGLDKTSDDPPMTWMKNASTDHMDGMDHGSMEGMEGMDGGSTYTPHDGSLMPGMATNTQLDALRKAKGKAAEVLYLKLMTAHHKGGIGMAKGAVELVKDPTEKHLAETMVQGQQSEIQLMADMLTARGASS, translated from the coding sequence GTGACCGATGTGACCGACGGAGCCGACGTGACCGCCGGAACCGAGGTGACCGACGGGACCGACGGAGCCGCCGTCGGCCGCGCGTCACGACAGCCGCTGGTGGCCGGGATCGCCGCCGCCCTCGCCGTGCTGACGCTGGTGGCGGTGGCGGTGGTGTGGCTGATGAGCGACCGCTCGGAGGGCACAGCCGGCACGGGTACGCCGAAGGACACCTCCGCCGAGGCCGGTTTCGCCCGCGACATGTCCATCCACCATCAGCAGGCGGTGGAGATGTCGTTCATCGTGCGCGACCGCACCAGCGACGAGGAGGTGCGGCGGCTGGCGTTCGACATCGCCAGCACGCAGGCCACCCAGGCGGGGATGTTGCAGGGCTGGCTGGACATGTGGGGGCTGGACAAGACGTCCGACGACCCGCCGATGACGTGGATGAAGAACGCGTCGACGGACCACATGGACGGCATGGACCACGGCTCGATGGAGGGCATGGAGGGCATGGACGGCGGCTCCACGTACACGCCGCACGACGGTTCGCTCATGCCGGGTATGGCCACCAACACCCAGCTGGACGCGTTGCGCAAGGCCAAGGGCAAGGCGGCCGAGGTGCTCTACCTGAAGCTGATGACCGCCCATCACAAGGGCGGCATCGGGATGGCGAAGGGCGCGGTCGAGCTGGTCAAGGACCCGACCGAGAAACATCTGGCCGAGACGATGGTCCAGGGCCAGCAGTCGGAGATCCAGCTGATGGCCGACATGCTCACGGCACGCGGCGCGTCCTCCTGA
- a CDS encoding TetR-like C-terminal domain-containing protein, translated as MTERPPHGSARPGGRTARTRAAVLAAAYEELDRDAYAALTLDRLARRSGVHVSTIRRRWRTVEGVVVDLLAERSSTLPTPDTGDFRQDLAELAMAIGDFNNALRNRNVIQGLLVAAAHDPQVEEIVRGAFVGRIEQVTRIVRRAIERGQIPERTEPREVIAALAAPIYYRVLILRGFIDERLVRTAVEVTYQAALSGTFVREG; from the coding sequence ATGACAGAGCGACCACCGCATGGGTCGGCCCGCCCCGGAGGGCGTACGGCCCGGACCCGGGCCGCCGTGCTGGCGGCCGCGTACGAGGAGCTCGACCGCGACGCGTACGCCGCCCTCACCCTCGACCGGCTGGCGCGTCGGTCGGGAGTGCACGTGTCCACCATCCGGCGGCGCTGGCGCACGGTGGAGGGGGTCGTCGTCGACCTGCTGGCCGAGCGCAGCTCCACGCTGCCCACCCCGGACACCGGCGACTTCCGGCAGGACCTGGCAGAACTCGCCATGGCCATCGGGGACTTCAACAACGCGCTGCGCAACCGCAACGTCATCCAGGGGCTGCTCGTGGCCGCCGCGCACGACCCCCAGGTCGAGGAGATCGTCCGGGGCGCGTTCGTGGGGCGGATCGAGCAGGTGACCCGGATCGTGCGCCGGGCGATCGAGCGGGGGCAGATCCCCGAGCGCACCGAGCCACGCGAGGTCATCGCCGCGCTCGCGGCGCCCATCTACTACCGGGTGCTCATCCTGCGCGGGTTCATCGACGAGCGGCTGGTGCGCACGGCCGTCGAGGTGACGTACCAGGCGGCCTTGTCGGGGACGTTCGTCCGCGAGGGATGA
- a CDS encoding AMP-binding protein, with protein sequence MPTTPSLSVLDVPFDERPDPDEYIRAAMEWHFGPDTGSPFWLRRAASLDFDPRRDVKGVADLALFPNVTGELREVPVRDLIPQGYGADARIVGVFESGGTTGAPKRIVCLRDWLDRLTYGLSADLDGLGIPRGVDWLAIAPSGPHMVGEMVAGAAARHGGLMFRVDMDPRWVKKLISAGKTEETDAYVSHLVEQAAYVLRTQDIGVLMTTPPLLERLARHDDLIELIGRKVKGIMWGGAHMDADTRDLLRTEVFPDCELYGTYGNTMILGGATERLGLGPDEPCVFDPRTPFVTFSVVDPVSGEPVPYGERGQVVMNHVSKSCLLPNNLERDLAIRIPPPEGGVGDSVADVGPVAMFDDEVVIEGVY encoded by the coding sequence GTGCCGACCACTCCCTCCCTTTCGGTGCTCGACGTCCCCTTCGACGAGCGCCCCGACCCCGACGAGTACATACGCGCCGCCATGGAGTGGCACTTCGGCCCGGACACCGGCTCCCCCTTCTGGCTGCGGCGGGCCGCGTCGCTGGACTTCGATCCGCGGCGGGACGTCAAGGGCGTCGCCGATCTGGCGCTCTTCCCCAATGTCACCGGGGAGCTGCGCGAGGTGCCGGTGCGGGACCTCATCCCCCAGGGCTACGGCGCGGACGCCCGGATCGTCGGTGTCTTCGAAAGCGGCGGGACCACCGGCGCGCCCAAGCGGATCGTGTGTCTGCGCGACTGGCTGGACCGCCTCACGTACGGGCTGAGCGCCGACCTGGACGGGCTCGGCATCCCGCGCGGGGTGGACTGGCTCGCCATCGCCCCCAGCGGCCCGCACATGGTCGGCGAGATGGTCGCGGGCGCGGCCGCCCGGCACGGTGGGCTGATGTTCCGCGTCGACATGGACCCTCGGTGGGTGAAGAAGCTGATCTCCGCCGGGAAGACCGAGGAGACCGACGCCTATGTGAGCCATCTGGTGGAGCAGGCGGCGTACGTCCTGCGCACCCAGGACATCGGTGTGCTGATGACCACTCCGCCGCTGCTGGAGCGGCTGGCCCGGCACGACGACCTCATCGAGCTGATCGGGCGGAAGGTCAAGGGCATCATGTGGGGCGGTGCGCATATGGACGCCGACACCCGCGATCTGCTGCGCACCGAGGTCTTCCCCGACTGTGAGCTCTACGGCACCTACGGCAACACCATGATCCTCGGCGGCGCCACGGAGCGGCTGGGGCTGGGCCCGGACGAGCCGTGTGTCTTCGATCCGCGCACCCCGTTCGTCACCTTCTCGGTGGTGGACCCGGTGAGCGGGGAGCCGGTGCCGTACGGCGAGCGCGGCCAGGTGGTGATGAACCACGTCAGCAAGTCCTGTCTGCTGCCCAACAACCTCGAACGCGATCTGGCGATCCGCATCCCGCCGCCCGAGGGTGGGGTCGGGGATTCGGTGGCCGATGTGGGGCCGGTGGCGATGTTCGACGACGAGGTCGTGATCGAGGGCGTCTACTGA
- a CDS encoding TOBE domain-containing protein → MHTYRIGEAAALMGVSVDTLRRWVDSGRLTAERDEQGRRIIPGPALAAFAREVSSGAERDHPGSSARNRFSGIVTEVILGDVSAQVEIQAGPFRVVSMISRESAEELKLEPGVPAVAVIKSTNVVVETP, encoded by the coding sequence ATGCATACGTACCGGATCGGCGAGGCCGCGGCCTTGATGGGGGTCAGCGTCGACACCCTGCGGCGTTGGGTCGACAGCGGACGGCTGACCGCCGAACGGGACGAGCAGGGGCGCCGGATCATCCCTGGCCCGGCGCTCGCCGCGTTCGCCCGTGAGGTCAGCAGCGGCGCAGAGCGCGACCATCCCGGCTCATCGGCCCGCAACCGCTTCTCGGGCATCGTCACCGAGGTGATCCTGGGCGATGTGTCCGCGCAGGTGGAGATCCAGGCGGGGCCGTTCCGCGTGGTGTCCATGATCAGCCGCGAGTCGGCGGAGGAGCTGAAGCTGGAGCCCGGCGTTCCGGCCGTCGCCGTGATCAAGTCGACCAACGTGGTCGTGGAAACGCCGTGA
- a CDS encoding DUF3105 domain-containing protein, with product MGSKGSKTKAGAADRRAKIEELRRAEKARERRYRIITITSCVVIVAGLAVGGYFLVDEGDKKDKKEAKVTSSVVRTGEFKSMRTWQNLGRTHVEGTVDYAMSPPVGGNHNQVWQNCNGDVYTKPLTKENAVHSLEHGAVWVTYTDKASKEDIATLKERVEKTPYSMMSPYQDQDAPIVLNAWGNQLDIQEASDPRVAAFFKKFVQGKQTPEPGAYCTNGKSS from the coding sequence ATGGGCTCCAAGGGATCGAAGACGAAGGCCGGCGCGGCCGACCGCCGCGCGAAGATAGAGGAGTTGCGCCGCGCGGAGAAGGCGCGCGAGCGCCGCTACCGGATCATCACCATCACCTCCTGTGTGGTGATCGTCGCCGGACTGGCCGTCGGCGGCTACTTCCTCGTCGACGAGGGCGACAAGAAGGACAAGAAGGAGGCCAAGGTCACCTCGTCGGTCGTCAGGACCGGTGAGTTCAAGTCCATGCGGACCTGGCAGAACCTGGGCCGGACGCATGTCGAGGGCACGGTCGACTACGCGATGTCGCCGCCGGTCGGCGGAAACCACAACCAGGTCTGGCAGAACTGCAACGGCGACGTCTACACCAAGCCGCTGACCAAGGAGAACGCGGTGCACTCGCTCGAGCACGGCGCGGTGTGGGTGACCTACACCGACAAGGCGTCGAAGGAGGACATCGCCACGCTCAAGGAGCGGGTGGAGAAGACGCCGTACTCGATGATGAGCCCCTACCAGGACCAGGACGCGCCGATCGTCCTCAACGCCTGGGGCAACCAGCTGGACATCCAGGAGGCGTCGGACCCGAGGGTGGCCGCGTTCTTCAAGAAGTTCGTCCAGGGCAAGCAGACCCCCGAGCCGGGCGCCTACTGCACCAACGGGAAGTCTTCGTGA